One region of Candidatus Zixiibacteriota bacterium genomic DNA includes:
- a CDS encoding DPP IV N-terminal domain-containing protein, whose product MYFKWLRLLSIFLGGLVLMLWVGGESINASDLTATAGQFQNGLSSTMNDSITIEKILFSNTPYSGDNEIYMMNTDGSGIQKLTNHAGRDCGPAWSPDRKKIAFYVHYDDNNWSEFVMDANGSNIIRLTNTPNVCDGDPNWSPDGKQIAFARWYPLENYRSEVWVMDADGNNQHRIGTFDGGGPDWSQDGSKIVFYSNISGIYHICVADTDGTNLQQLTNTGTENWWPSYSADGSKIAFQSNRDGNHEIYVMNADGINQVRLTNNPAEDGDPCWSPDGNRIAFSSFRDGKYEIYRMNAGDGSNQTRLTTMQIHNIQPDWGSVCV is encoded by the coding sequence ATGTATTTCAAATGGTTGCGGTTGTTAAGTATTTTTTTGGGGGGGTTAGTTTTAATGCTTTGGGTGGGCGGAGAGAGCATTAATGCATCCGACTTAACGGCAACAGCTGGGCAGTTTCAAAATGGATTAAGTAGTACAATGAACGATTCCATCACTATAGAGAAGATTTTGTTTTCCAACACGCCTTACAGCGGCGATAACGAGATCTATATGATGAACACCGATGGTAGCGGCATACAGAAACTAACTAACCACGCAGGGCGGGATTGCGGTCCGGCATGGTCTCCCGACAGAAAAAAGATTGCCTTCTATGTCCATTATGATGACAATAATTGGTCTGAATTTGTGATGGATGCTAATGGCAGCAACATAATTCGATTGACCAATACTCCAAACGTCTGCGACGGTGATCCTAACTGGTCACCAGACGGAAAACAGATAGCTTTTGCAAGATGGTACCCGCTGGAAAATTATCGTTCTGAAGTTTGGGTGATGGATGCTGACGGAAACAATCAGCACCGCATCGGTACATTTGACGGTGGTGGACCTGATTGGTCCCAGGACGGAAGTAAGATTGTATTCTATTCAAATATAAGTGGTATTTATCATATCTGTGTGGCTGACACGGATGGGACGAATCTTCAACAACTGACAAACACTGGTACAGAAAATTGGTGGCCCTCGTATTCAGCAGATGGTAGCAAGATTGCTTTTCAATCCAATCGTGACGGAAACCATGAGATTTATGTCATGAACGCGGATGGAATAAACCAGGTAAGACTGACCAACAATCCGGCAGAAGATGGTGATCCGTGCTGGTCACCCGATGGTAATCGGATTGCCTTCTCTTCGTTTCGTGACGGTAAATATGAAATATACAGGATGAATGCGGGCGATGGTAGCAACCAAACCAGATTGACCACCATGCAAATCCATAACATACAGCCGGATTGGGGCTCGGTGTGTGTGC